The Mesorhizobium sp. M3A.F.Ca.ET.080.04.2.1 genome contains the following window.
TGAAGATAATGATCTTGCATCTCGGATCGGTAGCGCCGGTGGTGTACCATTTCCGCCCGTTGATGACGTAGTGGTCCCGTCCCGAACGATGGTGCTCTCGATGTTTGTGGCATCAGACGAGGCCACCGCCGGTTCAGTCATGGCGAAACAGGATCGTATCTCGCCTGCAAGCAGCGGTGTCAGCCACCTTTCCTGTTGTTCGGCGGTGCCATAGCGGACGAGCACCTCCATGTTTCCGGTGTCGGGAGCGCTACAGTTGAAAATTTCAGGCGCAAGCAGTGAGCGCCCCATGATCTCGCACAAAGGCGCATAGTCGAGATTGGTCAGGCCGGCCCCTCCCGCATGCTCCGGCAAAAACAGGTTCCAAAGGCCATGCTGGCGGGCCAGGCTTTTGAGCTCTTCGACTATGTCGTATGTTTTCCAGGCTCCCTTGGACTTGGCCTCCTCGAAATACTTTGCTTCATTGGGATAAATATGATCCCGCATGAAGTCCTCTAATTCTATCCGAAGCTCGGACGACTGCTCCGAGAACGAAAAGAGCAGCTGGGGGTTGCGCTTCTCCATCGTCCTTTTTCCTCAATCGAGCTTCGGGATCGTCTCAAGGATGTAAAGGTTCGTCAGCAGCCCACCATCCACGGTCAGCCCGGTACCTGTAATGCCGGAGGCAGCATCCGAAGACAGGAAAAACGCTGCATTTGCCACTTCCTCGCCAGTGACCACTCGGCGTATCGGGACCCGGTCAAAGTTTTGCTCAAGATGGGCATGCAATTTTGGCGGCTTCGGAGCCATCTCGGTATGGACGTAGCCGGGGTTGACGGCGTTGACGCGGATGTTGTGAGGCGCAAGCTCAAGGGCCGCGCTACGCACAAGCCCCATCAGGCCGGATTTCGAGACGTGGTAGACGCTGTAGCCGGCCTCCGCCCCGTAGGAATCGATCGACGCAATGTGAACGATCACGCCGCCGCCATGGCTCGCTTGATGGAGGGCCACATGTCTGGTGACAAGAAAGGCTCCCCTCAGGTTGATATCAAAGCGTCTCGTCCCAGATTCGCGCCGTCATATCGAGGAAGGACACTTTTCGGGCCACGCCAGCGCTGTTGACAAGAACGTTTATTCGCCTGTCGTCCGTCGCGGCAGTGTCGACAAGGCGTCTGACGTCCGCTTCGTCGTTTACGTCGCCCTGACAAACACGTGCCTTGCCTCCTTTGGCCTCGATACGTGTGGCCTGCTCGTGAAGACGGTCAAGACGCCGACCGAATAGAACAACGTCGAAACCTGCGCTGGCGAACCGCTCGCTGATAGCGGCCCCTATCCCAGTGGCGCCTCCGGTTACGATCGCCACTGGGGATCTGCTGGATGTCACTGGCTCACTCCTTCCTCCCGGCGGGATCGCGATAGGCTCGCTCGCGCGCGATCAATCCACCTTCTATGTCGTCAAAAGGCTGCTGCGGATCAGTCGCGAACCCGAACTATCCCTCGCCTCGAGCGAGAGTTCTATCTCCGCGGCAAGCCGCGACCCTTGGGTGACAAGATTGGTGATGGTCAGCCCGGCAACACGCCAGGTCTTGAAGTAGGCTACCAGGAATGTCCTCAGTCCCTCACGCCCACGAATGGCTGCATTGGCCTTGCCATGTCGAACAGTCTGCAGTCCGGCGTGAAATGAGCAACGATGGCGTCTGTGTCGTTTGCAAGCAGCGCGGCATTTGGCTTCTGAAAACCTTCTCGGGTTCCATGGTTTTCTCGTCTGTGGGACGTTGCGGCGGGCGGTCAGTCGTTGAAAAATTGCGCGTTTTGCGACGCAAAGGTCGAAAATGAGATTGGTTTCGACCGGTCAGACGCTCGACCGTGTCGGTAACGATGGCGTTGCGACCCTCAGCGATGTTCCTGCTCAGACCGACGATGAAGTCGGCCATGGCTTCGCTGCCGCCCCTCGCCAATACTCTGGTGCGAATGTCGTCCAATGGAACTTCGCTGACGCTGATCGGCCGGCCGGCGGCAGCGCCGATGATGTTGGCGAGGTCACGACTTGTAAGGGCCTCGCCACCGGTCAGAAGCAGATGATGTGAACGCGCATCGTCGTTCAAGAGTTCAAAGCCGCGACCGCCGCGACGTCGCGGACGTCGATATAGCTCACCGGCTGGCTTGCGGATGCTGTTTCAAGGATGGATTGCTGCCTGATCTTGGGGGCGTAGGAACCGGTCGTGTAGTTTGGAAGAACCAGTTTGGCCGCAGGATACAAAAGGAGTGTCCCGACCGTTCCACGGCCACTTCTGCAGCCCTCTGCGGCTCGGTGTCGTTCTGCGCTTGGCAGTGGATCTCCGACATCATGACAACGCGCTCCAACCGGGAAGCCGAGGCCAGCAATTCTCTGATCGCGGGAGCCGGCTCATCGTGTGGCGGCTTGATCAGATAGACTGCCTGGATGCCGTCCAGAGCGCTGCTCCAGGTAGTGCGATCATCCCAATCGAAGCGGCGCCGTTCGACCGAGCCTTCCTGTGTCTCACAGTTCAGGCTTCGAACGCCCAAGACATGGGTTGGCCGCCGCTTTTCTGCAATGCCTGCGACAGGTACGTGCCAACCTTACCGGTCGAGCCGGTAACGAGTATCTTCCGCTGCATCTGATTGTGCCTGTGTCGAATTTGGGTGGCCCGGAGGAGCCGTTGCGCCTCCTCCGGGTGGGATCAAATGATCATTCAATGAGGTAGATGGGGTCAGGCAACTTCCGAAGCGCCTCTGGAAAACCGTACTTGTCGAAAATTGCTTTCAACTCACCTGAATCGCGCATCTCCTTGATGCCATCGTTGATCGCCTTAACTAGTTCATCGTTCCCTTTCTTGATGGGGAACGTATTCAGCGCGGGCTTCAGGCTTTGGCCAACACGTTTGTCGGGAGGAGGGACCGTTACCTCAGCCTTGATGTCCAACAGCTTGAGCTGGGCCGGAGACGATGCGGCCGCGTCGATAACGGCGTCGAGGCGCCCATTCTTGAGGTCGGTATAGACGCTCTGTTGGGATTGATAGAGCGTGAAGGTGGACCCGATCAGTTTCTGCAGATCGTCGTTCCACATGTTCCCTTGAAGGGTTCCAACACGCTTCCCGACCAAGGCATCGAGGGTCTTGAACCCGCTTGGTGAGACGATCGACAGATTGTCCCTGTAGATGGGCTCCGTGACACCCATCACCTTGGCGCGTGACTTCGATAGGTACCAATCGCCCGAAGCCACGTCGGCACGTCCGCTTTGGACGGCCTGGATGACGGCGGCGATGTCGAGCGCCATCGGCTTTGCCTTAAGGCAATTCAATTCCGCAATACGGGCTAGGACCTCGCCATCCACACCGACGAGCTTGTTGTCCTCGATGCCGATGTAAGGTGGCGCCTGATAGGCAGCAACGGTGAGCACACCGTCTTCGACAGTCTTGAGATCATGCTTTGGCTTGCAATCGCTACTAGCGGCGAATGAGAAGCCGCCCGCCATTTGCGTCAAGGCGAGCACTAGGCTGAATAGGCCTATCTTCTTTATTGTCATCATTTCTCTCCCATTATTGTTGCTTGTGCAGGGCCACCTCTACGCGTGCGGGTCGAGCCTGCGTTCGATCACCGCGACACCGGCCGACGCCGGGATGGCTATGGCGGCGTAGAAGATCCCCGCCAGGACAAACACCGCCATGTACTGGAAGGTCTTGCTGCCGTAGCCATAAGCCTGGCTCATGATCTCGGGGACAGTGACCACGAAGGCCAGCGAGGTCGCCACGAAGATCGCGATTCCAATGCTGAGCAACGGTGGGATGGCTATGCGGACCGCCTGTGGAAGGATGACATCCCGGAAACTGCTCCACCGCGATAGCCCGCATGCGTCGGCGGCTTCCTGCTGCCCCTTCGGCACGGCCTGGATGCTGGCGCGCACCACCTCGCTGCCATAGGCTCCGGTCTGGAAGGCCAACGCCGCGGCGGCCGCGACGAACCCACCCATGGTTATACCCACATCCGGCAGGCCATAGTAAAGGAGCTGAAGCATTACCAGCAGCGGAAGACCTCGCCCGACTTCAATCACGCACAAGGCAACCGCGCGCATGTGCCTGTTGCGGGTCATCACCCAAATGGCAAGTAGCAAGGCCAACGCATAGCCGAACAGCAACGCAACGAAGGTCAACTCCAGGCTCGCAACCAGGCCCGAAAGCAGACTGTTGCTGGCATCGCGGACAGTCTCTGTGAACGCCTCCCAGTTCATCCCAGTGAGAACCTCGCTCTGAGCCGGCTGTCGATGTTGCGTGACAGGTAGGCGAGCGGCAGACTGAGCAGCAGATACGTCAGGCCGCTCAAGGTCAGGACCTGGATGGCATGACCAGTGCGTTGCGCTTCCTGCAGGGCGTTGAAAGCAACCTCCGATACCCCGATCGTCGAGGCCACCGCGGTGTCTTTAAGCAGGCCAATTCCGTATGTTCCCGCTGGCGGCACAGCCACGCGCAGCGCCTGCGGGGTGACAATGTAGAAGGCGGTGTCGAATGGCTTGAAGCCCAAAGCCTTGCAGGCGTCCCATTGGCCGGGTGCGATGGCAAGGATGCCAGCCCGGTATGTTTCGGAAAGATATGCCCCTGAAATGAGCGACAGTCCGATTAGCGCCGATGTGAAAGCACCCAAGGTCACTCCAAGATCGGGAAGCCCGAAGTAAATGAGGAAAAGCCACGTGATTGGAGGCACCGAACGGAGCACATCGACAAACAAGTGGGCCAAGTGCCTCGCCCACGCGTTCGGCGCCATGCGTATCACGGTGATAGGAACCGCCAGCAGGGCCCCGATCATGAAGCTCACCAGCGTCAACACGATCGTGTAGGGAATCCCACTGACAATGGCGTTGAAACTTGCCTCGATCATCTGTCCAACACCGCCCGCAGAAACTGACGTGTCCGTTCTTCGCGCGGATGGCCCATGATCTGGTCAGGCGGTCCCTGCTCGAGGATCTTGCCATCCACCATCACGACGACCTCATCGGAGACATCGCGCGCAAAGTGCATTTCGTGAGTCACCACCATCATGGTCATGCCCTCGTCCGCGAGCTTTCGCATGACGGACAGCACCTCCAGACCAAGTTCGGGATCCAAAGCTGAGGTCGGCTCGTCAAAGAGGATGACTTTGGGATTGAGGGCGAGCGAACGGGCAATGGCGACACGCTGCTGCTGGCCACCCGAGCACTGAGCTGGGAGGTCATTGAGCTTTCGACCGACACCGAGCCGTTCAAGGAGCTGGCGCGAAATGTCATCGGCCTCCGCCTGCGACCGGCCCAGCACGCGCTCCTGCGGTAATGACACATTTCTCAGCACGGTCAGGTGCGGGAACAAATTGATGGACTGGAAGACCATGCCTACATGGCCCCGGTAGCGAGATAGCTGCGAGGCCTTGGGTTGGACTTTGCCCGCCGAGAAGATGGTGTCTCCGGCAAAGATGATCTCGCCTTGCGTAGGCATTTCCAGCAGATTGACGCACCGAAGCAGCGTGCTCTTGCCTGCTCCGCTCGGCCCTATCAGCGACACCACCGCGCCGCGCTGTATGGTAAGAGAGACGTTATGAATCGCGGCAAAGGCACCGAACGATTTGGAGATGTTTCGGAGCTCAATGGCAGGACCTTCGAAACCTGGCCCCGCCACATCTACCTGGCGCGATTTGACGCTTGCTAGGTTCACTCTCCACCTATTTCATGCCGGCCAGCTTCGGTTTTGGCAAACGCCTCCAGCCACCACGGCAAGGAGCGTTCGCTCTTGAAGTCTTGGCCTGTCAGTTCCCCATCGGCCGAGTTCGGCCTGCTTGTCTTGTCTGGCGCACTTAATCCGCGGGCGGCTTGACCCTCCCGCTCTTGCCCGCCTTTCCTTTCTGCTGGTCGACCGTCTTATTCGTTGCGGACACGGCGCCGCCGCCGCGCAGCATGTCCAGGACGAACCCGGCATACGTCTGCGAGATCTCCTCCGGGGTCAGAGGGCCCTGTGGCGAATACCATCTCGACACGGAGGTGCACATTTCTATGG
Protein-coding sequences here:
- a CDS encoding transporter substrate-binding domain-containing protein, encoding MMTIKKIGLFSLVLALTQMAGGFSFAASSDCKPKHDLKTVEDGVLTVAAYQAPPYIGIEDNKLVGVDGEVLARIAELNCLKAKPMALDIAAVIQAVQSGRADVASGDWYLSKSRAKVMGVTEPIYRDNLSIVSPSGFKTLDALVGKRVGTLQGNMWNDDLQKLIGSTFTLYQSQQSVYTDLKNGRLDAVIDAAASSPAQLKLLDIKAEVTVPPPDKRVGQSLKPALNTFPIKKGNDELVKAINDGIKEMRDSGELKAIFDKYGFPEALRKLPDPIYLIE
- a CDS encoding amino acid ABC transporter permease, which translates into the protein MNWEAFTETVRDASNSLLSGLVASLELTFVALLFGYALALLLAIWVMTRNRHMRAVALCVIEVGRGLPLLVMLQLLYYGLPDVGITMGGFVAAAAALAFQTGAYGSEVVRASIQAVPKGQQEAADACGLSRWSSFRDVILPQAVRIAIPPLLSIGIAIFVATSLAFVVTVPEIMSQAYGYGSKTFQYMAVFVLAGIFYAAIAIPASAGVAVIERRLDPHA
- a CDS encoding amino acid ABC transporter ATP-binding protein, coding for MNLASVKSRQVDVAGPGFEGPAIELRNISKSFGAFAAIHNVSLTIQRGAVVSLIGPSGAGKSTLLRCVNLLEMPTQGEIIFAGDTIFSAGKVQPKASQLSRYRGHVGMVFQSINLFPHLTVLRNVSLPQERVLGRSQAEADDISRQLLERLGVGRKLNDLPAQCSGGQQQRVAIARSLALNPKVILFDEPTSALDPELGLEVLSVMRKLADEGMTMMVVTHEMHFARDVSDEVVVMVDGKILEQGPPDQIMGHPREERTRQFLRAVLDR
- a CDS encoding SDR family oxidoreductase, which encodes MALHQASHGGGVIVHIASIDSYGAEAGYSVYHVSKSGLMGLVRSAALELAPHNIRVNAVNPGYVHTEMAPKPPKLHAHLEQNFDRVPIRRVVTGEEVANAAFFLSSDAASGITGTGLTVDGGLLTNLYILETIPKLD
- a CDS encoding amino acid ABC transporter permease, encoding MIEASFNAIVSGIPYTIVLTLVSFMIGALLAVPITVIRMAPNAWARHLAHLFVDVLRSVPPITWLFLIYFGLPDLGVTLGAFTSALIGLSLISGAYLSETYRAGILAIAPGQWDACKALGFKPFDTAFYIVTPQALRVAVPPAGTYGIGLLKDTAVASTIGVSEVAFNALQEAQRTGHAIQVLTLSGLTYLLLSLPLAYLSRNIDSRLRARFSLG
- a CDS encoding SDR family NAD(P)-dependent oxidoreductase, yielding MAIVTGGATGIGAAISERFASAGFDVVLFGRRLDRLHEQATRIEAKGGKARVCQGDVNDEADVRRLVDTAATDDRRINVLVNSAGVARKVSFLDMTARIWDETL